The genomic region CATCACGAATCCCAGCAGCCGGCAGCACTTCACGTAGAACGGACCGATCGGCAGCACCGGCCGGGCGTCGCGGCCGGCCATGACCACGATTCGGCCGCGCTGGGCCAGCGCGTTCACCGCCAGTTCGAGTTGCGGTTCGCGACAGGTTTCCCACCACACGTTCACGCCGCCGGGGGCCCAGTCGGCGATTGACGCCGCGACGTGGTTGTGGTCCTGGTGCAGGTAGTCGACCGTCGTTTCGGCGCCAAGCTCGCGGCAGCGACCGCATTTCTCCGGCCCCCCGGCGACGGCCAGCACGCGCGCCCCGGCCGCGGCGGCCATTTGAACGACCATCGACCCGACCGCTCCGCCGCCGCCGTGGACGACGATTTGGTCTCTCGGTTGCAGGTTGGCTTCCTCGAACAACCCCAGGGCCGCGGTGAGTCCTACCAGCGCACTCGCTGCGGCTTGCTCGTCGCTGACCTCGTCGGGGATCGGATAGAGCCACTGCTGGTCCACGGCGGCCAGTTCGGCGAACGTCCCCTGCCG from Pirellulales bacterium harbors:
- a CDS encoding NADPH:quinone reductase, translating into MRAAYITAPGPVENITIGDLPDPQPGPGQVLVRVTYAAVNPIDTYVRSGMVAMELPTPFVVGCDLAGVVEAVGPGVMRYSPGMRVWGSNQGLLGRQGTFAELAAVDQQWLYPIPDEVSDEQAAASALVGLTAALGLFEEANLQPRDQIVVHGGGGAVGSMVVQMAAAAGARVLAVAGGPEKCGRCRELGAETTVDYLHQDHNHVAASIADWAPGGVNVWWETCREPQLELAVNALAQRGRIVVMAGRDARPVLPIGPFYVKCCRLLGFVMFLCDPETQARAAARVNDLLAAGKLRTPIDRVAPLEETALLHDLQHNSTVLGKHPVGGKLLVKLS